Genomic DNA from Alicyclobacillus fastidiosus:
AATCTATAGGGTGAAAGTCCTGAACGGGGGTTGGCGACATACCTACCGTTAGCCAAGAGCAAGGGTGTCCACCGCGAGGTGGAATCTGAAGGAAGCTGGAGGCAAACCCTCGACCTGAGGTACACGAATCGCATTTGAGGCTGTCACAGTTGGACGAGTTGCCACAACACAACGAAGTCCAAAGTCGCCAAGAACTGTAGCAGTAGACTGCGGCAGGTGCATGAGGGGAAAGAGTCCGTTCTTATCCGGGGAGACCTGTCCGATATGCTAGCAAAGCTAGTAACCGTCGATGTGAGTCGGCGCTGAACGGGCAGGAGTCAGCAGACGCCATAGTACATAAATGTGTACACATTTTGTGGAAGGGCTGAACATGAAGTGAGGTTGGACTGTATGCGTTCGCATGACGAGCAACGACAGCAGAAAACTCCGCAAGGAACCTCGAGTCAGGAGGAAGCGGTGAAGCCGCAAGGGACTGATACGCGAGGGCTCAGTTCGTCGTCGGCACAAGTAGAGACCCCAACCTGCGAAGGCGGTACATCCTTGCTGGAAAAGGTGCTAGAGCGACAAAACATGCTCTATGCCCTAGACAGGGTCGAGTTGAACAAGGGAGCGCCGGGTGTAGATGGTGTAGACGTAAAATCCTTACGAGGTTACGTCGTCGAACACTGGGCTAGCATTCGCCAGCAGTTGCTCGCGGAGACCTACAAACCGCAACCAGTCAGACGGGTCGAAATCCCGAAATCCGGAGGCGGGAAGCGGGGATTGGGAATCCCAACCGTGATTGACCGACTCATCCAGCAAGCGCTACTCCAAGTGCTAACACCCATTTTCGATCCGACATTCAGCGAGCACAGCTACGGTTTCCGCCCTGGGCGGAAAGCGCATGATGCAGTACTCCAGGCACAAAAGCACATCCAAGCGGGCTACCGATGGACGGTAGACATGGACTTGGAGAAATTCTTTGACCGCGTGAACCACGACATCTTGATGTCGCGGGTAGCACGTAGGGTGAAGGACAAGCGAGTGCTGAGGCTGATACGGGCGTATCTGAATGCAGGTGTCATGGTGAACGGGATTGCAACAAGAACAGAGCTGGGAACACCGCAGGGTGGACCGCTCAGCCCGTTACTCGCAAACATTCTGCTCGACGACTTTGACAAAGAGCTGGAACGGCGAGGACACAAGTTCGTCCGATACGCCGATGATTGCAATATCTATGTCAAAAGCCGTCGCGCCGGAGACCGCGTGAAGGCATCCCTGACAAGGTACTTGGAGGACAACCTGAAACTCAAAGTAAATCGGGGCAAGAGTGCAGTAGACAGACCGTGGAAGCGAAAGTTTCTAGGGTACAGTTTTCTGTCACATAAACGCGCCCCGATACGACTAGCAGACAAAACGATTGAGCGATTCAAAGACCGCGTTCGAGAAATCACGAATCGAACGAGAAGTGTGTCTTTGCAAGAACGAGTGCGCCAACTGAATGCCTATATCCTAGGATGGGTGGCATATTTTCGACTTGCTGAAATGAAGAGACACTGCGAACGATTCGATGAATGGATACGACGAAGATTGCGGATGTGCATATGGAAACAGTGGAAGCGGGTACGAACAAGAATCCGCGAACTGCGTGCACTGAAGCAACCCGAATGGGTTGTACTCATGATGGCAAACGCTCGACGCGGAAGTTGGGAAATGGCAAGAAACTTAAACAACGCCATGGACAAAACATACTTTGAGGAACTTGGTCTGCGGAGTATACAGGAGAGGTTCTTGCAACTTCGTAGTGCTTCATGAACCGCCGTATGCGGACCCGCATGTACGGTGGTGTGAGAGGACGGGGGCTAGGCGCCCCCTCCTACTCGATTCGATGCACACGTCGTACGCAGATGGGGCATTGTTAGGACATGTAACGCCCTACGAGGCTGTGAGGCATTTCTGGTTGGAATACAACTACTTATGTGACGACTTACTGCAACGAAATTCCGGTGAACGTGACGGGCCCAACGACATTCGCAGAGTTGAGCGATGAATTCGTCACCGTAGCGATGAGTTGGTATGAGTGGTAACCTGCCGGCACGTTTGAATCGACCGCCGAGAACGAGACCGTCTCATCTTGTGTGGCACTAACGGAAGCCTCGGCGAGTGTCGTAAAGATAACCCCTGTGTCTCTGATGATTGAAAACAGTACATCTGGGGTTAACAAGGTAGCTGAGATGCCTACAGTCGCCGACAAGAGTACCTTGTTAGGCGCTGCACCAGTGGCCACGCCAAACGCTGCAAGGACAATGTTCGAGGGTGTTCCAGGAATAGCTCGAGATAACGAACCATTGGTTGTTCCTGGGGTACTGGTACCTACATCATAAACAGTAAACATATGGATCATCTCCTTTACCTTTCCACGATATGTAGACAAGCTTGGAGATGTCTTGGCGCGTGACATTGATGAGCCAATATTTTTGTCGGTACTTGTATCTATGGGGGTTACCTTGTCTAGAACACTGTGATACGACGGGCACGCGTTTATTTGTTAGGCTTTGCCTCATAAACCTGGAACTCCTCGATGGTGACTCCCCAATGATACTTATTGCCTATGATCTCTTTCATTTTAGATAATTCTGCCTCACTCACATTGGGCTCCTCGGCTGTATCCCAGATTGTAATCCATTTGTGCTCGCCGTTTTCATAATCCGCCAGAAAGTTTGCTCCGACAAATCCATCTTGATCACAGAGCCATGTCATCGCTTGATATGCCATACGTTCGGACTCTCGTTTTGTATCTGGACCCGTAACAAATGTAATAACATGTGCGTACATCGATATCCCCCCACAAGTGAACGTGAACATTTCACCTTATGTGGTGGAGAAGGCGTTTGAACCTGACTATGGCCCTTGTACGGTGCCAAAACGATTGGACATGAAAAAGCATCACCGTGGTCCGATGTCTCTCGACGCGCGCGGGGAGTTCTGTTGTGTATTTTGTACCATGTCTCGTGCAAGCTGTTTCTATGCGTGATACAAAGCATTACCGTGGGGTGAGTGTTTGCGTGATTCAAGGAGCGAGGGTCGCGAGCTAGCTATTATCTTTGGGATATGCGCATTTGGGCTTTTGGCTGTATTCCTCGTTGCAATTTGCCTATCTCATCAAAATATTCAACTGTCGTATGATGCTCAGCAGGCCGACAAGCGATCCGGTGGACCTTATCCCTACATTCCGTCATGGTTTTCACGAGGCGTTCATCGTTTTAAGGAGCTAATGCCGTGAGGGCTGTTAATTGCATTGTAACGCTTTCACTGGGCATTCTACATTTACCCTGGTACATGTTGCATTGTTGCATTGTTATATCCGCGCCCTACATGATGCCATCTAGAGGGCGCGGAGTTTTTGTTTAATTAGGCCGAACGAATTTGTGCCCAATAAAAGTGCAAACTGGATGCAGGTTGTCATAATCAATCAGTTTCC
This window encodes:
- the ltrA gene encoding group II intron reverse transcriptase/maturase, translated to MRSHDEQRQQKTPQGTSSQEEAVKPQGTDTRGLSSSSAQVETPTCEGGTSLLEKVLERQNMLYALDRVELNKGAPGVDGVDVKSLRGYVVEHWASIRQQLLAETYKPQPVRRVEIPKSGGGKRGLGIPTVIDRLIQQALLQVLTPIFDPTFSEHSYGFRPGRKAHDAVLQAQKHIQAGYRWTVDMDLEKFFDRVNHDILMSRVARRVKDKRVLRLIRAYLNAGVMVNGIATRTELGTPQGGPLSPLLANILLDDFDKELERRGHKFVRYADDCNIYVKSRRAGDRVKASLTRYLEDNLKLKVNRGKSAVDRPWKRKFLGYSFLSHKRAPIRLADKTIERFKDRVREITNRTRSVSLQERVRQLNAYILGWVAYFRLAEMKRHCERFDEWIRRRLRMCIWKQWKRVRTRIRELRALKQPEWVVLMMANARRGSWEMARNLNNAMDKTYFEELGLRSIQERFLQLRSAS